One Deinococcus roseus DNA window includes the following coding sequences:
- a CDS encoding DUF4032 domain-containing protein — MYANSTATQEIEEAKRQALLNNILATLRGEDNHLIPFEWVRFLNPRGEHYIGTQTILVEQIIGSVDRYDEFDQHFLPLTHHLDERWVAIRKAQIEGKELPPIQVYKVGEGYFVKDGNHRVSVAKSTHQKYIDAEIIELDVSITPHPGESLREMIIRSEKVEFYRHLGLDTLRPDHAEIDFSTPGRYDILLEHIRTRQYYLGIQEQRDISWEEAVGSWYDKLYWHVVRNLRKHNVMSKFPGRTEADIYLWIMDHRYFLTEQLGHDVGSEYATLNFKDHFRPHWWERLGQRMQLLRKKIVPATHS; from the coding sequence ATGTACGCCAACAGCACCGCAACACAAGAAATCGAAGAGGCCAAGCGGCAGGCACTGCTCAACAACATTCTGGCCACCCTGCGTGGAGAGGACAACCACCTGATTCCCTTCGAGTGGGTGCGCTTCTTGAACCCGCGTGGAGAACATTATATTGGAACCCAGACCATTTTGGTAGAGCAAATCATCGGTTCCGTGGACCGCTACGACGAGTTTGACCAGCACTTTCTGCCCCTGACCCACCACCTCGATGAACGCTGGGTGGCCATCAGAAAAGCCCAGATTGAAGGCAAAGAGCTTCCCCCCATTCAGGTGTACAAGGTCGGCGAAGGGTACTTTGTCAAGGACGGCAACCACCGGGTGAGCGTGGCCAAAAGCACCCACCAGAAGTACATCGATGCCGAAATCATCGAACTGGATGTCAGCATCACCCCCCACCCTGGTGAATCCCTGCGTGAAATGATCATCCGCTCTGAAAAAGTGGAATTCTACCGCCACCTGGGTCTGGACACCCTGCGCCCTGACCATGCCGAGATTGACTTCAGCACGCCAGGACGGTACGACATCCTGCTGGAGCACATCCGCACCAGACAGTACTACCTGGGCATTCAGGAGCAGAGGGACATCAGCTGGGAAGAGGCTGTGGGCTCCTGGTACGACAAGCTGTACTGGCACGTGGTCCGGAACCTGCGCAAGCACAACGTGATGAGCAAGTTCCCTGGCCGCACCGAAGCTGACATCTACCTGTGGATCATGGACCACCGCTACTTCCTGACCGAGCAGCTTGGTCACGATGTGGGCAGCGAATACGCCACCCTGAACTTCAAGGACCACTTCAGACCCCATTGGTGGGAACGGCTGGGACAGCGCATGCAGCTCTTGCGCAAGAAGATCGTTCCTGCCACCCACTCCTGA
- a CDS encoding histidine phosphatase family protein, with translation MTKRVPPPPTGFREGSDLTEFWVIRHAETTWNAIRRYQGHTDVPLSDHGKLQVQALADRLEGVSVDAIYSSDLTRSMDTARGMAAVLNNQPTIQTDDRLREIDVGELGGLYLPDIEVQHGEYLAALHQDPWNTRRPGGESMADLYDRVSQAFFELRDRHKGGRVMVVTHGGVVRVAVSLALGGELRDVWARLSIDNTSITRFVLHSDGGRLLSFNDAAHLEDLSLEDEDVQVP, from the coding sequence GTGACCAAAAGGGTGCCACCCCCACCCACCGGATTCCGTGAGGGCAGTGACCTCACGGAATTCTGGGTGATCCGCCATGCCGAAACCACCTGGAACGCCATTCGCCGTTACCAGGGCCACACCGATGTTCCCCTGTCAGACCACGGAAAATTGCAGGTGCAGGCTCTGGCAGACCGTCTGGAAGGGGTTTCTGTGGATGCCATTTACTCCAGCGACCTCACCCGTTCCATGGACACGGCCAGAGGGATGGCTGCTGTTCTGAACAACCAGCCCACCATCCAGACCGATGACCGCCTGCGTGAAATCGATGTGGGCGAACTGGGTGGCCTGTACCTCCCAGACATTGAAGTGCAGCATGGGGAGTATCTGGCGGCTTTGCATCAGGACCCCTGGAACACCCGCCGTCCGGGAGGGGAGAGCATGGCCGACCTGTACGACCGGGTCAGTCAGGCTTTCTTCGAACTGCGCGACCGGCACAAAGGGGGCCGCGTGATGGTGGTCACCCACGGGGGTGTGGTGCGGGTGGCTGTCAGCCTTGCTCTGGGGGGCGAACTGCGCGATGTGTGGGCCAGACTTTCCATCGACAACACCAGCATCACCCGCTTTGTGCTGCATTCGGATGGAGGGAGGCTGCTCAGCTTCAACGATGCAGCCCACCTGGAAGATTTGTCTCTGGAAGACGAAGACGTACAGGTGCCCTGA
- the meaB gene encoding methylmalonyl Co-A mutase-associated GTPase MeaB → MLMQRFKEGDPRALARTITLLESGQDFPEELLSLHHTAQVIGITGSPGSGKSTLTDQIIQELRSQGKTVAVIAVDPSSPFTGGAILGDRIRMARHTLDSGVFIRSLASRGALGGVSGKTLQVLRAIEAFGFDVILIETVGVGQSEVDIASIADHTVLVLTPNQGDAVQAFKAGVMEIADVFVVNKSDLPGADRVVRELHATLTLGGMLEWMPPAVKTSAQKGQGIPELLKALQDHREHLGAEGLRQRRLNRLRFELRVLLEDWAHDKLRDAENLLPEVLSGKRSLQSLFDSLF, encoded by the coding sequence ATGCTGATGCAACGTTTCAAGGAGGGCGATCCCAGAGCCCTGGCCCGCACCATCACCCTGCTGGAGTCCGGTCAGGACTTTCCAGAAGAGCTTCTTTCTCTGCACCACACTGCCCAGGTCATTGGCATCACCGGGAGTCCGGGCAGTGGGAAAAGCACCCTCACCGACCAGATCATTCAGGAACTGCGCAGCCAGGGAAAAACCGTGGCGGTGATTGCCGTGGATCCCAGCAGTCCTTTCACCGGAGGGGCCATTCTGGGAGACCGCATTCGCATGGCCCGGCACACCCTGGACAGCGGGGTGTTCATTCGCAGCCTGGCGTCCAGGGGGGCACTGGGTGGGGTGTCTGGCAAGACCCTGCAGGTTTTGCGGGCCATTGAGGCTTTTGGGTTTGATGTGATCCTGATTGAAACCGTGGGGGTGGGCCAGAGCGAGGTGGACATCGCCAGCATTGCCGATCACACCGTGCTGGTTCTGACCCCCAATCAGGGGGATGCGGTGCAGGCTTTCAAAGCCGGGGTGATGGAGATTGCTGATGTCTTTGTGGTGAACAAGAGTGACTTGCCCGGTGCAGACCGGGTGGTGCGTGAATTGCATGCCACCCTGACCCTGGGTGGCATGCTGGAATGGATGCCCCCCGCTGTGAAAACCAGTGCACAGAAAGGGCAGGGCATTCCGGAACTCCTCAAGGCTTTGCAGGACCACCGGGAGCATCTGGGAGCAGAGGGGCTCAGGCAGCGTCGTCTTAATCGTTTGAGGTTTGAATTGCGCGTCCTGCTGGAAGACTGGGCGCACGACAAACTCAGGGATGCTGAAAACCTGCTCCCTGAGGTGCTTTCCGGGAAACGATCATTGCAATCCCTTTTTGATTCCCTTTTCTAA
- a CDS encoding VanW family protein, which yields MKRPLMYLVPIAFVVATPLVWAYSMQDSERIEKKVQVGSLDLSEKTFAEAIAALKAAPLKAPVVTVKLADQIFSVPATRLGWTLDYESTAKTAFDLGQQRTTFERVQYRFGWKKDVQTADWVVTVKPDVLKKQLESWSRTLDGKPVPARAIFSNGKYIIQADKPGQAADVTAVLNTYTGNPALTSLEIPVKTMRAAVTRESIKPLIDQANLVLRPITVVGITPAKKERTGTLGVNTVADLFWVRSDKLELDPKGIQRAIQKLDALIGQPALNASFRFSKGQIKAVPEKTGYSVDQKAAFEALSNMVLKPEMIQVEVPLKVQEPTLTLADLPDPRNLKLISSGTSTFKGSSRERSTNVKVAAGALDGHVIAPDEVFSFNNAIGDISPENGYVGALVISGGRTVEGVGGGVCQVSTTTFRSMYKAGLPIVERNQHAYWVHWYAPQMGFEAAVYQPGVDLKMKNDTGAPILVRTITDMAKGTLTVNLYGVPVKRKVTISDATILSRTPHPASKTIYDASLAPGQMKQVDWAVDGYNVQVTRTITDGKGTRKDTISSNYKPWQAVYAVGPAR from the coding sequence ATGAAACGACCCTTGATGTATCTCGTGCCGATTGCCTTTGTGGTGGCCACCCCTCTGGTGTGGGCCTACTCCATGCAGGACTCGGAACGGATTGAGAAAAAAGTCCAGGTGGGAAGCCTGGACCTGAGTGAAAAAACCTTCGCAGAAGCCATTGCTGCGCTCAAAGCTGCACCCCTCAAGGCTCCTGTGGTGACCGTGAAACTGGCAGACCAGATTTTCAGTGTTCCAGCCACCCGTCTGGGCTGGACCCTGGATTATGAAAGCACTGCAAAAACGGCTTTTGACCTGGGACAGCAGCGCACCACCTTCGAGCGGGTCCAGTACCGTTTTGGCTGGAAGAAAGACGTGCAGACCGCCGACTGGGTGGTCACCGTCAAACCCGATGTGCTGAAAAAGCAACTGGAAAGCTGGTCCAGAACCCTGGACGGCAAACCCGTGCCTGCCAGAGCCATCTTCAGCAATGGCAAGTACATCATTCAGGCAGACAAACCCGGTCAGGCTGCAGATGTGACGGCAGTGCTGAACACCTACACGGGCAATCCAGCCCTCACCAGCCTGGAAATCCCTGTGAAAACCATGCGGGCCGCTGTCACCAGAGAAAGCATCAAGCCCCTGATCGATCAGGCCAATCTGGTGCTCAGACCCATCACCGTGGTGGGCATCACCCCGGCGAAAAAGGAGCGCACCGGAACCCTGGGGGTCAACACCGTGGCAGATTTGTTCTGGGTGCGCTCAGACAAACTGGAGCTGGACCCCAAAGGCATCCAGCGTGCCATCCAGAAACTGGACGCCCTGATTGGTCAGCCTGCCCTGAATGCCAGTTTCCGTTTCTCCAAGGGCCAGATCAAAGCGGTCCCGGAGAAAACCGGCTACAGCGTGGACCAGAAGGCCGCATTTGAGGCCCTCTCCAACATGGTGCTTAAACCTGAAATGATCCAGGTGGAGGTGCCCCTCAAGGTGCAGGAACCCACCCTCACCCTGGCAGATTTGCCTGATCCCAGGAACCTGAAGCTGATTTCCAGCGGAACCAGCACCTTCAAAGGCTCCAGCCGTGAACGCTCCACCAATGTGAAGGTGGCTGCGGGAGCGCTGGATGGTCATGTGATTGCTCCAGATGAGGTGTTCAGCTTCAACAATGCCATCGGAGACATCTCCCCAGAGAATGGCTATGTGGGTGCCCTGGTGATCAGTGGTGGGCGCACCGTGGAAGGTGTGGGCGGAGGGGTGTGTCAGGTGTCCACCACCACCTTCCGCAGCATGTACAAAGCAGGCCTTCCCATCGTGGAACGCAATCAGCACGCCTACTGGGTGCACTGGTATGCGCCTCAGATGGGTTTTGAAGCTGCGGTGTACCAGCCCGGAGTGGACCTCAAGATGAAGAACGACACCGGTGCTCCCATCCTGGTTCGCACCATCACCGACATGGCCAAAGGCACCCTCACCGTCAATTTGTATGGGGTTCCCGTCAAACGCAAAGTGACCATTTCGGATGCCACCATCCTGTCCAGAACCCCTCATCCTGCCTCCAAAACCATTTATGACGCTTCACTGGCCCCCGGTCAGATGAAACAGGTGGACTGGGCTGTGGATGGGTACAACGTGCAGGTGACCCGCACCATCACGGACGGCAAAGGCACCCGCAAGGACACCATCAGCAGCAACTACAAGCCCTGGCAGGCGGTTTATGCTGTGGGCCCTGCCCGCTGA
- the plsY gene encoding glycerol-3-phosphate 1-O-acyltransferase PlsY, whose product MEILVLLLSYLFGSIPIGLLIARMYNIDITKVGSGNIGATNIQRNIGWGPALVVLAFDVFKGGIALYLARTLGVSDFFLAACALAAVLGHNYSVFLRFKGGKGVATSIGTVLVMNPLIGLGTAILAISIIYLTRFVSAGSMMGGIAAVLLLIYHGDPLWQIVTATGLALLILWTHRDNFKRLQAGTERRLGSPREAK is encoded by the coding sequence GTGGAAATTCTGGTTTTGCTGCTCTCTTACCTGTTCGGAAGCATTCCGATTGGCCTGCTGATCGCCAGGATGTACAACATCGACATCACCAAAGTCGGTTCTGGCAACATCGGTGCCACCAACATCCAGCGCAACATTGGCTGGGGACCTGCGCTGGTGGTGCTGGCTTTCGATGTTTTCAAAGGGGGCATTGCCCTGTATCTGGCCCGCACCCTGGGTGTGTCGGATTTTTTTCTGGCAGCCTGTGCTCTGGCCGCTGTGCTGGGGCACAATTACAGTGTCTTCTTGCGCTTTAAGGGAGGCAAAGGGGTTGCGACCTCCATTGGCACAGTTCTGGTGATGAATCCACTGATTGGTCTGGGCACAGCCATCCTGGCCATCAGCATCATTTACCTGACCCGTTTTGTTTCGGCGGGCAGCATGATGGGAGGAATTGCTGCCGTGCTGCTGCTGATTTACCACGGAGATCCCCTCTGGCAAATTGTCACAGCCACAGGTCTGGCTTTGCTGATCCTCTGGACCCACCGGGACAACTTCAAGCGCCTGCAGGCAGGCACCGAGCGCCGTCTGGGTTCTCCCAGAGAGGCCAAATAA
- a CDS encoding SDR family NAD(P)-dependent oxidoreductase — MTASKLALVTGANRGIGFEVCRQLLGKGFRVILAARDLEKAKQAAQQLSPEVIPVALDVTSSESIEQLRTWLEHQHGGLDVLINNAGIYPDEGQNILKVPVHAFREAMEVNAFAALEISQALFPLLEKRKGQIINVSSEMGAWEDLHPSTSAYRLSKLALNGITLMLSRAGRGHISVNAVCPGWVRTDMGGPDAPGSVQEGASGIVWLAEQVRGTGSFYQNRQQIDW, encoded by the coding sequence ATGACGGCAAGCAAACTGGCTCTGGTGACCGGAGCAAACCGGGGAATTGGCTTTGAAGTGTGCAGGCAACTGCTGGGCAAAGGATTTCGGGTCATTCTGGCGGCGCGGGATCTGGAAAAAGCAAAGCAGGCGGCACAGCAACTCAGTCCAGAGGTGATCCCTGTTGCGCTGGACGTGACCTCCTCTGAAAGCATTGAGCAGCTCAGAACCTGGCTGGAACATCAGCATGGGGGGCTGGATGTGCTGATCAACAATGCAGGCATCTACCCAGATGAAGGGCAGAACATTTTGAAGGTCCCTGTCCATGCTTTCCGGGAGGCCATGGAGGTGAATGCTTTTGCTGCCCTGGAAATCTCTCAGGCCCTTTTTCCCCTGCTGGAAAAACGAAAAGGACAGATCATCAATGTGTCCAGTGAAATGGGAGCGTGGGAAGACCTGCATCCCAGCACCTCTGCATACCGGCTGTCCAAACTGGCCCTGAATGGCATCACCCTGATGCTGTCCCGTGCAGGCCGGGGGCACATCTCGGTGAATGCGGTGTGTCCAGGATGGGTCAGGACCGACATGGGAGGACCAGATGCTCCGGGCAGCGTTCAGGAAGGAGCATCTGGCATCGTCTGGCTTGCAGAGCAGGTCAGGGGAACCGGAAGCTTTTACCAGAACCGTCAGCAAATCGACTGGTAA
- a CDS encoding helix-turn-helix domain-containing protein, producing MTLNDQLRHLPKFLTVREVADFTFCHDRTVRRWIRSGTLSALETPEGLRIPRRELKRFLGLQEAS from the coding sequence ATGACTTTAAACGACCAGTTGCGTCATCTTCCGAAGTTCCTGACCGTGCGCGAGGTGGCAGATTTCACCTTCTGCCATGACCGCACGGTCAGACGCTGGATTCGCTCCGGGACCCTCAGTGCCCTGGAGACTCCGGAGGGATTAAGGATTCCCCGCAGGGAACTCAAGCGCTTTCTGGGTTTGCAGGAAGCCAGTTGA
- a CDS encoding cytochrome P460 family protein, whose product MKHVAQLALTGLLLVSSTPAGIPSPQEDAVAAAAALPYPENYRSTMTLYAVVDRPDGMVRKLYVSLPALEAVKNQRAYPTSGDALYVIENYKAQSANQKYLLDAQKHMIPRENPETIHVMQRRGNVSGAMDNWNVQSFQVASHTPDLTATLSECWSCHVSAEKRDFVFSRPVLQKFLLTRQVQRWDCPKTNRQLCDQHLDPQ is encoded by the coding sequence ATGAAGCACGTGGCACAACTTGCCCTGACTGGACTCCTGCTGGTTTCCAGCACACCTGCAGGGATTCCCAGTCCTCAGGAGGATGCGGTGGCGGCAGCAGCAGCCCTGCCCTACCCTGAAAATTACCGGTCCACCATGACCCTTTATGCCGTGGTGGACCGTCCTGATGGCATGGTTCGCAAGCTTTATGTGAGCCTGCCTGCGCTGGAGGCTGTGAAGAACCAGCGGGCCTATCCGACTTCTGGGGATGCACTGTATGTGATTGAGAATTACAAGGCACAGAGCGCCAACCAGAAGTACCTGCTGGATGCGCAAAAACACATGATCCCAAGGGAAAACCCTGAAACCATCCATGTGATGCAGCGTCGGGGCAATGTTTCTGGAGCCATGGACAACTGGAATGTGCAGAGTTTTCAGGTTGCAAGCCACACCCCGGACCTCACAGCCACCCTGTCAGAGTGCTGGTCCTGCCATGTGTCTGCAGAAAAACGGGATTTTGTGTTCTCGAGACCGGTGTTGCAAAAGTTTTTGCTGACCCGGCAGGTGCAACGCTGGGATTGCCCCAAAACCAACCGACAACTGTGTGACCAGCATTTGGACCCCCAGTGA
- the purM gene encoding phosphoribosylformylglycinamidine cyclo-ligase yields the protein MSIDYKSAGVDIDAGNRAVELMKDAVKRTYTPQVLAGVGSFGGLFSALNFKDMEEPVLVASTDGVGTKTKVAVAAQKFDTLGMDIVNHCVNDILVQGARPLFFLDYVATGKLVPETVATVVNGAAVACERVGAALLGGETAEMPGVYLEGELDLVGTIVGVLDRKDLVDGSTLQEGDVLIGVPSTGLHTNGFSLARKVLENEDLFVPRDFLNGETYAEALLKPHREYVLAYRALKDAGVNVKGMAHITGGGLIENPPRVFPEGLGARVYEGSWDVPPLFQKIVELGQIELVEAHRALNMGIGYVFMVTLAEQDLAMQILREAGETPYRIGEMVAGEGIQLVGR from the coding sequence ATGTCAATAGATTACAAGAGCGCCGGTGTGGACATTGATGCTGGTAACCGCGCTGTGGAACTGATGAAAGACGCCGTCAAGCGCACCTACACCCCCCAGGTGCTGGCAGGCGTCGGGTCGTTCGGAGGACTGTTTTCGGCCCTGAACTTCAAAGACATGGAAGAGCCCGTGCTGGTGGCCTCCACCGATGGTGTGGGCACCAAGACCAAGGTGGCTGTGGCCGCACAGAAGTTTGACACGCTGGGCATGGACATCGTGAACCACTGTGTCAATGACATTCTGGTGCAGGGTGCCCGTCCGCTGTTCTTCCTGGATTATGTGGCCACTGGCAAACTGGTTCCCGAGACCGTGGCCACCGTGGTGAACGGTGCTGCCGTGGCCTGTGAGCGTGTGGGTGCAGCCCTGCTGGGCGGCGAAACCGCCGAGATGCCCGGTGTTTATCTGGAAGGCGAACTGGACCTGGTGGGCACCATCGTGGGTGTGCTGGACCGCAAGGATCTTGTGGATGGCAGCACCTTGCAAGAAGGGGATGTTTTGATTGGCGTTCCCAGCACGGGCCTCCACACCAACGGTTTTTCTCTGGCCCGCAAGGTGCTGGAAAACGAAGACCTCTTTGTGCCCCGTGACTTCCTGAACGGTGAAACTTACGCAGAAGCCCTGCTGAAACCCCACCGGGAATACGTGCTGGCCTACCGTGCCCTCAAAGATGCGGGTGTCAACGTCAAAGGGATGGCCCACATCACCGGAGGCGGCCTCATTGAGAACCCCCCACGGGTGTTTCCTGAAGGTCTGGGGGCCAGAGTTTACGAAGGCTCCTGGGACGTTCCACCCCTCTTCCAGAAAATCGTGGAGCTTGGACAGATTGAACTTGTGGAGGCCCACCGTGCCCTCAACATGGGCATCGGATACGTCTTCATGGTGACACTGGCAGAGCAGGACCTCGCCATGCAAATCCTGCGTGAAGCCGGAGAAACCCCTTACCGCATCGGGGAGATGGTGGCAGGCGAGGGCATCCAACTGGTGGGCCGGTGA
- a CDS encoding polyprenyl synthetase family protein: protein MRNLIADFIDHLLPRTHARPEIQHLYDLMRDYPQRGGKMLRSQLLLMVSEAFGGSVSQALPLAAALELFQNWVLIHDDIEDDSEDRRGIPALHRLHGVPLALNAGDALHIYMWQVVHQAGVQGAFEEFLDTIHRTAEGQHVDLSWVTHNTWDLKEADYLQMVHLKTAHYTVVAPFRLGMLAAGLQPDPEIEAAGLKLGAAFQIRDDVLNLIGDPADYGKEIAGDLLEGKRTLVLLHWLGLATPEQKNTFLQVMTLPREQKKTEDIQQILGWLQESGSIQYAQTIADEEARAGLALIRKVLSRAPQQQVAEQILTLLEQLATRTS from the coding sequence GTGCGCAATCTCATTGCTGACTTCATTGACCACTTGCTTCCCCGAACCCATGCCCGTCCTGAAATCCAGCACCTCTATGACCTGATGCGGGATTATCCCCAGCGGGGCGGGAAAATGCTGCGCAGCCAGTTGCTGTTGATGGTTTCGGAAGCTTTCGGGGGCAGTGTGTCGCAGGCTCTGCCTCTGGCTGCCGCACTGGAACTGTTCCAGAACTGGGTCCTGATTCACGATGACATTGAAGACGACTCCGAAGACCGCCGGGGCATTCCAGCCCTGCACCGTCTGCATGGGGTTCCACTTGCCCTCAATGCCGGAGATGCCCTGCACATCTACATGTGGCAGGTGGTGCATCAGGCAGGGGTGCAAGGGGCTTTCGAGGAGTTCCTGGACACCATCCACCGCACCGCAGAAGGCCAGCATGTGGACCTGAGCTGGGTCACCCACAACACCTGGGACCTGAAAGAAGCGGATTACCTGCAGATGGTGCACCTGAAAACCGCCCACTATACGGTGGTGGCTCCATTCAGGCTGGGCATGCTGGCCGCTGGTCTGCAACCCGATCCCGAAATTGAAGCGGCTGGACTGAAACTCGGTGCAGCATTCCAGATCCGGGACGATGTGCTGAACCTGATTGGCGACCCTGCAGATTATGGCAAAGAAATTGCCGGAGATTTGCTGGAGGGCAAGCGCACCCTGGTTTTGCTGCACTGGCTGGGTCTTGCCACCCCAGAGCAAAAAAACACCTTTTTGCAGGTCATGACCCTTCCCAGAGAGCAGAAAAAGACCGAAGACATTCAGCAGATTCTGGGCTGGTTGCAGGAATCAGGCAGCATCCAATACGCCCAGACCATTGCAGACGAGGAGGCCCGTGCAGGTCTGGCCCTGATCCGCAAAGTGCTTTCCAGAGCCCCCCAGCAGCAGGTGGCCGAACAGATTCTGACCCTGCTGGAGCAACTGGCCACCCGAACCTCTTAA
- a CDS encoding sulfite oxidase-like oxidoreductase: MLGKFFKKPSADNKRVPPGQSLTERFPVLTYGPVPTLRPEQVEIRISGLAEPRIFSWQDLLALLQTTHTYDIHCVTHWSKLDTTWTGISIPTLMQHLKVDPAATAVMVHCYGGYTTNLLLEDFNRDLNLLAHTFDGKPLEKDHGGPLRLVVPHLYFWKSAKWVSGFEFLTADHPGFWEKNGYHMRGDPFKEERFDDD; encoded by the coding sequence ATGCTTGGTAAATTTTTCAAGAAGCCCTCTGCAGACAACAAAAGGGTTCCTCCGGGTCAATCCCTGACCGAACGCTTCCCGGTTTTGACCTACGGGCCTGTCCCCACCCTCAGGCCTGAACAGGTGGAAATCCGCATCTCTGGCCTGGCCGAACCCAGAATTTTCAGCTGGCAGGATCTGCTGGCTTTGCTGCAGACCACCCACACCTACGACATCCACTGTGTGACCCACTGGAGCAAACTGGACACCACCTGGACCGGAATCAGCATCCCCACACTGATGCAGCACCTCAAGGTGGACCCTGCCGCCACAGCGGTGATGGTGCACTGTTATGGCGGTTACACCACCAACCTGCTGCTGGAAGACTTCAACAGAGACCTCAACCTGCTGGCCCACACCTTCGATGGAAAACCCCTGGAGAAAGACCACGGTGGTCCCCTCAGGCTGGTGGTCCCCCACCTGTATTTCTGGAAAAGCGCCAAGTGGGTTTCTGGCTTTGAATTTTTGACCGCAGACCATCCCGGTTTCTGGGAAAAGAACGGCTACCACATGCGGGGCGATCCCTTTAAAGAAGAACGTTTCGACGACGATTGA
- a CDS encoding DUF554 domain-containing protein, with protein sequence MDFFLKTSGTWINFFTVIVGTLLGMVLGGRIPERMNHTLMQVLAVTTLYISIDMGGSLGGLKIGILPGIIAALVCLALGAVIGELLQLEERLGTLGETLKQKFKGKGRFTEGFVTASLLFCIGPMTVIGSLQNGLQQDPNTLILKATLDGIAAVALTGVYGMGVGFSAIVVLIVQGILSLAAGGLATALPSPATDPSVLLITGTGGLMITGISFNLLFGSFDAPYRVRVGSFLPALVLAPLLVGLMSLFK encoded by the coding sequence ATGGATTTTTTCCTGAAGACAAGTGGCACCTGGATCAACTTCTTCACCGTTATTGTGGGCACCCTGCTGGGCATGGTTCTGGGGGGCCGCATCCCCGAGCGCATGAACCACACCCTGATGCAGGTGCTGGCCGTCACCACCCTGTACATCTCCATCGACATGGGCGGAAGCCTGGGAGGCCTGAAAATTGGCATCCTGCCCGGCATCATTGCCGCTCTGGTGTGCCTTGCTCTGGGAGCAGTCATCGGAGAACTGCTGCAACTGGAAGAACGCCTGGGCACCCTGGGAGAAACCCTCAAGCAGAAATTCAAAGGTAAAGGCCGCTTCACAGAGGGCTTTGTGACCGCCAGTTTGCTGTTCTGCATTGGTCCCATGACGGTGATCGGCAGCCTGCAGAACGGCCTGCAGCAGGACCCCAACACCCTGATTCTGAAAGCCACCTTAGATGGCATTGCTGCAGTGGCCCTGACCGGGGTGTATGGCATGGGGGTGGGGTTCTCTGCTATTGTCGTTCTGATTGTGCAGGGCATCCTGAGTCTGGCTGCTGGAGGTCTGGCAACCGCCCTACCCAGCCCTGCCACCGATCCCAGCGTGCTGCTCATCACCGGAACCGGAGGCCTGATGATCACCGGGATCAGTTTCAATTTGCTGTTCGGCAGTTTTGATGCCCCTTACCGGGTGCGGGTTGGCTCTTTCTTGCCTGCCCTGGTGCTGGCCCCCTTGCTGGTGGGCCTGATGTCTCTGTTCAAGTGA
- the bshB1 gene encoding bacillithiol biosynthesis deacetylase BshB1, translated as MRQVYGQLQNLYALCIAPHPDDAEIGAGGTLIRLAEQHAVGILELSLGEMGTLGTPEQRLQEARDAAEIMGLAFRGNLESPDGALRPVKEQVQKLAQALRDLRPEVLFIPHLQDRHPDHVGSYHLCKEAVHLAGLKKADLQGDPHRVRRVLLYQGNFPIEASVLVDTSAVQDRWEACVLAHVTQFTGPAVSETVSPEVVERRRARNMYWGTFAGVKYAEAFESETPLLLDPAQL; from the coding sequence ATGCGTCAGGTGTACGGTCAGCTGCAAAATCTCTATGCCCTGTGCATTGCCCCCCACCCGGACGATGCCGAAATTGGTGCAGGGGGAACCCTGATCCGTCTGGCAGAACAACATGCCGTAGGTATCCTGGAGCTTTCTCTGGGAGAGATGGGCACCCTGGGCACCCCCGAGCAGCGTTTGCAGGAAGCCCGTGACGCTGCCGAAATCATGGGTCTGGCCTTCAGGGGCAACCTGGAATCGCCCGATGGAGCCCTGCGTCCTGTGAAAGAACAGGTGCAGAAACTCGCCCAGGCTTTGCGGGACCTCAGGCCCGAAGTGCTGTTCATTCCCCACCTGCAGGACCGTCACCCGGACCATGTGGGCAGTTACCACCTTTGCAAAGAAGCCGTGCATCTGGCAGGCCTGAAGAAAGCCGATTTGCAGGGAGATCCCCACAGGGTGCGCAGGGTGCTGCTGTACCAGGGCAATTTTCCCATTGAGGCCAGTGTGCTGGTAGACACCAGTGCTGTGCAGGACAGGTGGGAGGCCTGCGTGCTGGCCCACGTGACCCAGTTCACGGGTCCAGCCGTTTCTGAAACCGTTTCCCCAGAGGTGGTTGAGCGCCGCAGGGCCAGAAACATGTACTGGGGCACCTTCGCTGGTGTGAAATATGCAGAAGCGTTTGAGAGCGAAACGCCCCTGCTGCTGGATCCTGCACAACTGTAA